The following are encoded together in the Kwoniella europaea PYCC6329 chromosome 1, complete sequence genome:
- a CDS encoding protoheme IX farnesyltransferase — protein MAAREGLGLARSLVLTIPRIRIRPLPTSHASASGPSTSIPLRLFSSTHIGFDRIPRNRYCYSAFPHCSRSTFTQIRYNSSSSSKIDSSRSSSVEQSIEEEENQEKDKAPSPIPIHPLAPIAPPSATADITPTTASGGSSKDPKPDASSILKLLSLAKPQWPLLTVGVACLSVSTAVNLSIPWVIGRIIDFFTPGQENTLLLGLPLEQATGALAVVLLIGAAANSGRSIALRLAGQRTVASIRNQTYGKYLSLPPSHIETAGVGDALSRLGQDTSIVGQSLSENLGEGLKAILGAGAGIGAMYLISPTLTFVMLCIIPPIAVGTFFYGRFIRKLSLKTQEALGGMSKLAEERLSAHRTVTASNTQLSERTLYSSKVDGVYKLQKKETFANGIFQGANEVAGDIGMIGLLIYGGVLVKRGEITVGDMTSLFIYVNWIEWSLNTLAGFFTGLMKGVGASQRIIGLHALPPPIPLGEGETIAKSRSGSIELRGVDFAYPSRPDAKVLNGLNLRIDKGERIALVGGSGSGKSSIQLLLLRFYDPTSGSVIFDGQDIKSFVPESWRSRIGIVPQDPILFGGTIEQNIAYGHPNATREEVKRAARVAHCDFIENLPQGYDTIINKNSLSGGQRQRIAIARALVGNPSVLLMDEATSALDSESERAVNAALNDLFANSDITVILIAHRLSSIASADRVVLLDGGSVAEDGTYHDLITRRHGKFRKMVEGQLAKIEIGEPTVIDPAPPSEGEGIPSPQAAAAISASPSLAKSNVQAPAASASSKERASIKASSSPSQRRQNHTSALQRPFFTSQPAPYSPPFKTVYGAANAPVPALPDLPIPHITSPAAPLSAYRPLTPLNLKRLLTVYSQLSKRNLTILMTLTATTGLALSPLPLSIPLLFNLTIGTLLTSAAANTFNQILEIPIDAQTPRTRVRPLCMRKITPFHAFMFGMTCTVLGGIILWYGCNPTTAALGIGNLILYAGIYTPMKRFSVSNTWIGAIVGAITPLMGWTATGGALWPTPEQPLQFNLPSFLGPGEFKFDGSIPNPLTPLCLFLLLFSWQFPHFNALSHMIRPFYALSGYPMLSVLSPKLNALVSLRHSVLLIPFTMILTPLSGSVDWSFALTAALPNFIFTRDSWKFYKTPTEAIAKKLFFTSLWYLPVILGLMLVHKNIAGWLVSVNDKEKEEEKQRI, from the exons ATGGCAGCTCGAGAAGGCCTCGGATTGGCGAGGTCACTCGTTCTGACCATCCCGCGTATACGTATACGGCCCTTGCCTACTTCACATGCCTCTGCCTCCGGACCGTCAACATCAATCCCCTTGCGACTCTTCTCCTCAACTCATATCGGATTTGATAGGATACCACGGAATCGATATTGCTACTCTGCGTTCCCCCATTGCTCTCGGTCAACTTTCACACAGATACGGTACaactccagctccagctccaaGATTGATTCCTCAAGGTCAAGTTCAGTAGAACAATcaatagaagaagaagagaatcaagaaaAGGACAAAGCACCATCACCTATCCCTATACATCCCCTGGCCCCGATAGCTCCACCATCAGCAACTGCCGATATAACACCTACGACCGCAAGTGGAGGATCAAGTAAAGATCCCAAACCTGACGCATCCTCAATATTGAAATTGTTATCGTTGGCAAAACCGCAATGGCCCCTTTTGACTGTCGGAGTGGCATGTCTATCGGTATCTACAGCTGTCAACCTATCTATCCCATGGGTGATAGGTAGAATAATAGATTTCTTTACTCCCGGACAGGAAAATACACTCTTACTTGGTCTACCACTCGAGCAAGCTACTGGTGCTTTGGCGGTGGTACTGTTAATTGGTGCAGCTGCAAATTCAGGAAGGAGTATAGCTCTTAGATTAGCTGGCCAGAGGACTGTTGCGTctatcag GAATCAGACATATGGCAAATACCTATCCTTACCCCCCTCGCACATCGAAACTGCCGGAGTCGGAGATGCGCTCTCACGTCTGGGTCAAGATACATCCATCGTTGGACAGAGTCTCAGTGAGAATCTGGGTGAAGGTCTAAAAGCTATATTAGGTGCTGGAGCAGGTATAGGAGCGATGTACCTCATCTCACCAACATTGACGTTCGTAATGCTCTGTATCATCCCACCTATCGCAGTCGGTACTTTCTTCTATGGTCGGTTCATCAGGAAACTATCACTCAAGACTCAAGAAGCTTTGGGGGGAATGTCGAAATTGGCCGAAGAGAGACTATCTGCCCATCGTACTGTAACTGCTTCAAATACCCAATTATCCGAACGGACGTTATATTCATCAAAAGTTGATGGAGTATATAAATTGCAAAAGAAGGAAACTTTTGCGAATGGGATTTTCCAAGGTGCCAATGAAGTCGCCGGTGATATTGGTATGATCGGATTGTTGATCTATGGTGGTGTATTGGTGAAACGAGGTGAGATCACCGTTGGTGATATGACATCTTTGTTCATCTATGTCAATTGGATCGAATGGAGTTTGAACA CCCTCGCTGGATTCTTCACTGGTTTGATGAAAGGTGTTGGAGCTTCTCAGCGTATCATCGGCCTTCACGCGCTCCCACCTCCCATACCACTGGGTGAAGGAGAAACGATCGCCAAATCTCGTAGTGGTTCAATCGAATTACGAGGGGTAGATTTCGCTTATCCTTCCAGACCCGATGCCAAAGTATTGAACGGATTGAACCTCAGGATCGATAAAGGGGAAAGAATAGCTCTAGTCGGTGGAAGTGGCTCGggaaaatcatcaatccagCTTCTTTTGCTTAGATTCTACGACCCAACCTCCGGTTCAGTCATATTTGATGGTCAAGATATAAAATCGTTTGTTCCTGAATCATGGAGATCAAGGATAGGTATCGTACCTCAGGATCCAATCTTATTTGGCGGTACGATCGAACAGAATATCGCATATGGTCATCCGAACGCTACGAGAGAAGAGGTCAAACGTGCGGCTCGAGTAGCTCATTGCGATTTCATTGAAAATCTGCCTCAGGGCTATGATACTATca TCAACAAGAACAGTTTATCCGGTGGTCAGCGCCAACGTATAGCCATTGCCAGAGCTCTTGTTGGTAATCCTTCGGTATTGCTCATGGACGAGGCAACTTCGGCACTTGATTCGGAATCCGAACGAGCTGTCAATGCAGCTCTCAACGATCTCTTCGCCAACTCGGATATCACTGTTATCCTCATCGCCCATAGACTATCTTCGATCGCCTCGGCTGATAGGGTAGTATTGCTTGACGGTGGATCAGTagctgaagatggtacaTATCACGATTTGATCACTCGACGACATGGTAAATTCAGAAAGATGGTAGAAGGACAACTGGcgaagattgagattggtgAACCCACAGTCATCGACcctgctcctccatctgaaggtgaaggtattCCATCGCCTCAAGCCGCCGCCGCCATCAGTGCCTCGCCCTCATTGGCGAAATCCAATGTACAAGCTCCCGCTGCCAGTGCTTCATCGAAAGAGCGCGCATCCATCAAAGCgtcttcatctccttctcaacgTCGTCAAAACCACACTTCAGCTCTTCAGCGCCCgttcttcacctctcaacctGCGCCGTACTCTCCTCCGTTCAAGACCGTTTACGGCGCTGCCAACGCTCCTGTTCCTGCCTTACCGgatcttcccatccctcatATCACATCTCCGGCAGCTCCTCTGTCAGCCTACCGACCACTTACACCACTGAACTTGAAACGATTATTGACCGTCTACTCTCAGCTCTCCAAACGAAATTTGACTATTCTCATGACTCTCACCGCTACCACCGGACTCGCCCTATCACCGCTACCCTTGTCGATACCATTGTTGTTCAACCTTACTATCGGCACACTATTGACCTCAGCAGCAGCCAACACGTTCAACCAAATCCTTGAAATACCCATCGACGCTCAGACACCTCGTACCAGAGTCAGACCTTTATGTATGAGGAAGATCACACCCTTCCACGCATTCATGTTTGGAATGACATGTACGGTTCTTGGTGGTATCATTCTATGGTATGGATGTAATCCTACAACTGCAGCTTTGGGAATTGGCAACCTCATTCTTTACGCTGGAATCTACACGCCTATGAAAAGGTTCTCGGTCTCGAATACGTGGATTGGAGCGATTGTTGGTGCGATCACCCccttgatgggatggacaGCCACAGGTGGAGCATTATGGCCTACACCCGAACAACCCTTACAATTCAACCTCCCCTCCTTTCTCGGTCCTGGTGAATTCAAATTCGATGGTAGTATTCCTAATCCCTTGACGCCATTATGTCTGTTTTTGTTATTGTTTTCATGGCAATTCCCACATTTCAACGCGCTCTCACATATGATTCGACCTTTCTATGCGTTATCGGGATATCCAATGTTATCTGTCCTTTCACCCAAGTTGAACGCCTTGGTCTCCCTGCGGCATTCTGTACTTCTTATACCGTTCACTATGATCCTCACTCCCCTTTCTGGATCGGTAGATTGGAGTTTCGCTCTAACGGCTGCTTTACCGAATTTCATATTTACTCGAGATTCATGGAAGTTCTACAAGACACCTACAGAAGCCATAGCGAAGAAGTTGTTCTTCACCAGTTTGTGGTATTTGCCCGTGATATTGGGGCTGATGTTGGTTCATAAGAATATAGCAGGATGGTTGGTCAGTGTGAAcgacaaggagaaggaagaggagaaacaaAGGATATAG